In the genome of Lacerta agilis isolate rLacAgi1 chromosome 2, rLacAgi1.pri, whole genome shotgun sequence, one region contains:
- the LOC117042060 gene encoding vespryn-like, with amino-acid sequence MSFSLVSMRSNVQPMLKGFFCILWLMLCFLAEQKGGGKVLASLPKECYRVAAKVTFDPATAHPALVVSKDQKTVTSEGVDHVVPPNPKRFTKSPAVLGSPGFKSGKHCWEVVYRNQREWAVGVALESVKRNVYLSLTPEEGIVQYGVWWLRRRESDPQPPPQGSGTIGVLLDCDQDTVTFYIDGKVIKKNVPRNGEVVYPFFYVGAEVSLRLNDLRE; translated from the exons ATGTCTTTTTCTCTGGTCTCAATGAGAAGCAATGTTCAGCCGATGCTCAAAG GATTCTTTTGTATCCTGTGGCTAATGCTGTGCTTTCTGGCTGagcagaaaggtggtgggaaagtCCTGGCTTCCCTACCAAAGGAATGCTACCGAG TTGCAGCTAAAGTGACCTTTGACCCGGCCACTGCCCACCCAGCACTTGTTGTGTCTAAAGACCAGAAGACTGTGACATCGGAAGGTGTGGACCACGTCGTACCTCCCAACCCCAAGAGGTTCACTAAAAGCCCTGCCGTGttgggctctccagggtttaaatCAGGGAAACATTGCTGGGAAGTGGTGTACAGAAACCAGAGGGAATGGGCGGTCGGGGTAGCGCTGGAGTCTGTGAAAAGGAATGTCTACCTCTCCCTTACCCCAGAGGAGGGGATTGTGCAGTATGGTGTCTGGTGGCTTCGGCGTCGGGAAAGCGACCCCCAACCACCTCCCCAAGGCTCTGGAACCATTGGGGTTCTTCTGGACTGCGATCAAGACACCGTGACTTTTTACATTGATGGTAAAGTCATTAAGAAAAATGTTCCCCGCAACGGAGAGGTAGTATATCCTTTCTTCTATGTGGGTGCAGAGGTTTCACTCCGCCTGAACGACTTGAGAGAGTGA